A stretch of DNA from Telopea speciosissima isolate NSW1024214 ecotype Mountain lineage chromosome 5, Tspe_v1, whole genome shotgun sequence:
GCATTGGAGAGGAATTTTATTCATCGTATCACATTTTCTATCCTATAcaaaggcagtgtttggtatgctttcttggaatacattctaggttgattttgcattctcgggcaataaaaacaactatttttatcatccaagaatgcaaaatcgacttagaatgcataccaaacactacatgaatttcttactttttttcatttcaattatAAGAAGTGTATTAATTTCTTGTAGTGGAGAGGAATTTAGAGTATTGAACAAAGGAGATATCATTAGAACCTTGGCCAACAATTTACCACCCAATACAATCCGATTCGGAATCGATATAGTAGATGTCGAATTGGACCCGATAACTTCCGATCCTGTTCTTCAACTTCGCGACGGGAATGTTATCAAGGCAAAGGTAATTTTTACTATCCTAAACACCTATTCTTAAGTTCTATTTGTTTCAATTGAAAATATTTATTACAGAAATTAATCTATTATAGAAATATTAGTTTTGCAATAAAGGATTTCCAAGCATaattgatttgagtaaaaaaaaaaatccaaccatatGATGAGAAAGTGTCCTCCATGGGTGACAATTGCTTTATTCTGTAATAAAATTAATTGATTTTATCACAGGTTGTAATTGGATGTGATGGAGTAGAGTCTGTGGTGGCCAAATGGCTAAGGTTAAAAGCCACAAAGCTTTTACCTTATTGTGGAGTGAGAGGTTTCACAAATTATCCAAATGGCCATGATTTGGGAAATGAGATCCTTAGATTAAGTGGAGACCAAGCGACACTATCAAGAACTCCGATTGATGATAAGCTTGTCTATTGGTTATTAACCCGGAAATGGACTCCTCAAGGTAAGCAAAAATAtctttatctctctttctttgagttCTTGTTTGCATATTTTCCCATTATTGGAGACCACAGGGTCATTAGTAAATTAAACTTGGGCTACGTACTCAATGTTTAAAGAAATTGCATTTAAGGTGTTCCATGTTTGATATATTATACTTtgcttactttttttttcatattttcaacTTTGTCCATACCTTTAGAAACTTTTCCCCTCCAAATCTCCAATGATCGAGGAGATGGTTTAAGGTCTGATTCGATTaattctttcccctttttttctttctttcccattAAAGGTGGGTATtgggaataattatcacctccaatttgcagGCACCTCCAAATCCTccttcctctaatagggggagtggaccccaccttgggcagcgTTTTCGGGCAAAAGGTAGGGTGATCAATtccgcccccatgtgaggaattggaggggataatgattcaggtgttgggcagattttcCGAAAAAAAGGGAATCGCCAAACATAATATCGAtgggtaaaattgaaaatttgaaagaaaaaaaaaacattcctccaatataatatttatgaagggagaaagttctctatgggggagtaTGCGCCCTCCACCCTGATACAGATTGGGGGAGGAGGTagaatgactgccccacccccatgaaaggcagtaATAAACGCCCTTGATGCCACCATGCACTCTTACATTGGCCCCATGCACACacaggggccatgctcccccacaaagaactcttGCTCATTTATGCAACATGAGATACCTCAAACCTAATATATCAAAAGTGAGATACCCGGGACGTAATTTCTCTAAACATTAGATACCCTTAAGGTAATTAATCCTAATTATGAGAATGTATATATGTATACTGCATGTTCAATATTAACCACATAAGCTTAAACCATTCAAACCAAAATTGCAATGATTTAAGATGAGTTTCATTTTAAGTCCTAATAATTGACAGTTTTGTACAGATTCAAGGGATTCAAAAGACACCAGGCTCATTAGAGATTCAACTTTGAAATATATTAAGGATTTTCCAGAAGAAGTGATAGAGATGATAAACAACAGTGAACTTGGTTCCTTGACTCTCCACAGGATGAGATTTCACACACCATGGGACCTACTTATTGGAAATTTTAGAAAAGGAAAGGTAACTGTTGCAGGAGATGCCATGCATGTAATGATTCCACTCTTGGGACAAAGTGCTTCTTTAGGTTTAGAGGATTCAATTGTGCTTGCAAGATGCTTGGACCAAGAGATTTATAAGCTTGCAGGTCCTgaagaaagtagaagaaaacaagtgatgcaagaaaataaaaatgtagaAGCAGCTTTTGATAGATATGTGAAGGAAAGGAGGATGAGATTGCTGAAGATCTCCACCCAGAGTTACCTTACAGGGTTGCTCCAAATGACTTCATCTTCTATGGTGAAGATTGGattacttctccttctcttgatccTTTTTGGAAAATCAATTAGTCATGCTAAGTATGATTGTGGCAGACTCTAAGTATATTTATTCTTCATAAACCTAACTGttgccttccccccccccccccttcttcttttctgatctgttggaattttctaaataaTGGTGTGGGACTTTAGTTCCACATCGGTTATGGAGAAGGAAATCTTTTGGCTTATTTATGTTTGTGATCCATTATCATATGTTATGTTTAGAAAAGATTGTATagtgcacttgcgagcgaggacggtgACCGTCCGAGCACGTATGTGTAGCGCAATGTGGTGCTTTGAATGGGTGGCTAGTCTAATAGGGAGGGGGTGACCCATCTGAACAGCCATATGAGCTCAATGGTTGTTCCCATACGAATAGC
This window harbors:
- the LOC122661002 gene encoding monooxygenase 1-like isoform X2 yields the protein MVISGIVIVGGGICGLATALALHRKGYESLVVERADSLRTSGADTISVYTNGWRALDQLGVGKDLRETALFLCGGEEFRVLNKGDIIRTLANNLPPNTIRFGIDIVDVELDPITSDPVLQLRDGNVIKAKVVIGCDGVESVVAKWLRLKATKLLPYCGVRGFTNYPNGHDLGNEILRLSGDQATLSRTPIDDKLVYWLLTRKWTPQDSRDSKDTRLIRDSTLKYIKDFPEEVIEMINNSELGSLTLHRMRFHTPWDLLIGNFRKGKVTVAGDAMHVMIPLLGQSASLGLEDSIVLARCLDQEIYKLAGPEESRRKQVMQENKNVEAAFDRYVKERRMRLLKISTQSYLTGLLQMTSSSMVKIGLLLLLLILFGKSISHAKYDCGRL
- the LOC122661002 gene encoding monooxygenase 1-like isoform X1 yields the protein MVISGIVIVGGGICGLATALALHRKGYESLVVERADSLRTSGADTISVYTNGWRALDQLGVGKDLRETALFLCGVRDISLDRGSRRETSLNGEEFRVLNKGDIIRTLANNLPPNTIRFGIDIVDVELDPITSDPVLQLRDGNVIKAKVVIGCDGVESVVAKWLRLKATKLLPYCGVRGFTNYPNGHDLGNEILRLSGDQATLSRTPIDDKLVYWLLTRKWTPQDSRDSKDTRLIRDSTLKYIKDFPEEVIEMINNSELGSLTLHRMRFHTPWDLLIGNFRKGKVTVAGDAMHVMIPLLGQSASLGLEDSIVLARCLDQEIYKLAGPEESRRKQVMQENKNVEAAFDRYVKERRMRLLKISTQSYLTGLLQMTSSSMVKIGLLLLLLILFGKSISHAKYDCGRL